From a region of the Myroides sp. JBRI-B21084 genome:
- a CDS encoding bifunctional riboflavin kinase/FAD synthetase has product MNVFHSVQAFKSTQKTIVTLGTFDGMHIGHQAILNKLKLQKKIYGYQTVVLTFFPHPRMVLKTDTQISLLNTIDERIALIDSFGIDSLVVQEFTQEFANLSAEEFVKNILVDQFNIGKIIIGYDHRFGKNRSADIHDLIEFGNKYHFDVEQISAEELNDVSVSSTKIRNALTNGDVALAKTYLGYPYMVTGKVVTGKQLGRTIGYPTANIQVAEDYKLIPAIGVYVVSVTVKGVNYYGMLSIGTNPTVGGTEKTIEVFIFDFNDTIYNEDISVQFLTKIRNEEHFPSIDVLIEALKNDETFSRNYISTL; this is encoded by the coding sequence ATGAATGTTTTTCATTCGGTACAAGCTTTTAAATCTACACAAAAAACCATTGTAACCCTTGGTACGTTTGATGGTATGCATATTGGACATCAGGCTATTTTAAATAAATTAAAACTGCAAAAAAAAATTTATGGTTACCAAACAGTTGTTTTAACTTTTTTTCCGCATCCACGAATGGTTTTAAAAACCGACACACAAATTTCTTTATTAAATACTATTGATGAGCGGATTGCGTTAATTGATTCGTTTGGAATTGATAGTTTGGTTGTGCAAGAATTTACGCAAGAATTTGCCAATTTATCAGCAGAAGAATTTGTGAAAAATATTTTAGTAGATCAATTTAATATTGGAAAAATAATTATTGGTTACGACCATAGATTTGGTAAAAACCGATCGGCAGATATACACGATTTAATTGAATTTGGTAATAAATACCATTTTGATGTAGAGCAAATTTCGGCTGAAGAATTAAACGATGTTTCTGTAAGTTCAACCAAAATTCGCAATGCTTTAACAAATGGCGATGTAGCACTTGCAAAAACCTATTTGGGCTATCCGTACATGGTTACAGGTAAAGTGGTTACAGGTAAACAATTGGGCAGAACCATTGGTTACCCAACAGCTAATATACAAGTTGCCGAAGATTATAAATTGATACCCGCAATTGGCGTTTATGTTGTAAGTGTAACTGTTAAAGGTGTTAATTATTACGGTATGCTAAGCATAGGTACCAACCCAACTGTTGGTGGCACCGAAAAAACAATCGAAGTTTTTATTTTTGATTTTAACGATACGATTTATAACGAAGATATTTCGGTACAATTTTTAACTAAAATTCGCAACGAAGAACATTTTCCATCAATTGATGTTTTGATTGAAGCATTAAAAAATGATGAAACTTTTTCAAGAAACTATATTTCAACCCTTTAA
- a CDS encoding HTTM domain-containing protein — MWKKAFQKIDNSPLIVFRIFFGIIFLAEALGALATNWVTANFVNTITNFTFIGFEWLLPYQNQSMYAVFLLMAIAAIGVIVGYKYRTAIIALLVLWSIAYFGQKTSYNNHYYLMWLVALIMCFLPANAYASFDAKKNTTIKSNFMPQWVSWVFIVQVSCVYFYATIAKFYPDWLSGTVTKNMFISMTNMPLAIQTVFKQPTFHLFIAYMGIVFDGLIVPALLWKRTRWFAIIASLIFHVFNSITLQIGVFPYFALSFCVFFFPPNKIRDFFFRKKIKENFTNQLYTYNYQTIFKYFFIPYLILQIALPLRHWFFKGDVLWTEEGHRLSWRMMLRSRSGEVTFKVIDKVTNKQLPFFNEDLLTEKQRNRLNTPDVIWQMAQKIKKHFKAKGKNVAVYAVQSNVSINGKPSSVLINASVDLANVSWNHFKHHDWILEQNPR, encoded by the coding sequence ATGTGGAAAAAAGCTTTTCAAAAAATTGACAATTCACCGTTAATTGTTTTTAGAATTTTTTTTGGAATCATTTTTCTTGCCGAAGCACTTGGTGCTTTGGCTACTAATTGGGTTACTGCAAATTTTGTAAATACCATTACAAATTTTACGTTTATAGGGTTTGAGTGGTTGTTGCCATATCAAAACCAAAGCATGTATGCTGTTTTTTTATTAATGGCAATTGCAGCAATTGGGGTAATTGTTGGATATAAATACCGTACTGCAATTATAGCGTTACTTGTTTTGTGGAGTATTGCCTATTTTGGTCAAAAAACATCGTATAACAACCATTATTATTTAATGTGGTTAGTAGCATTAATCATGTGTTTTTTGCCCGCCAATGCATATGCTTCTTTCGATGCTAAAAAAAATACCACAATTAAAAGTAATTTTATGCCCCAATGGGTTAGTTGGGTGTTTATTGTGCAAGTATCGTGTGTGTATTTTTATGCAACCATTGCTAAATTTTATCCCGATTGGTTAAGCGGCACCGTTACTAAAAATATGTTTATAAGCATGACCAACATGCCCTTAGCAATACAAACGGTTTTTAAACAACCTACTTTTCATTTGTTTATTGCTTATATGGGAATTGTTTTTGACGGACTTATTGTGCCTGCTTTATTGTGGAAACGTACACGTTGGTTTGCCATTATAGCATCGTTAATTTTTCATGTTTTTAATTCAATAACTTTACAAATTGGTGTTTTTCCTTATTTTGCACTCAGTTTTTGTGTATTCTTTTTTCCGCCAAATAAAATTCGAGATTTCTTTTTCAGAAAAAAAATTAAAGAAAATTTTACCAATCAACTATACACATACAACTACCAAACCATTTTTAAATACTTTTTTATACCTTATTTAATTTTACAAATTGCATTGCCACTTAGACATTGGTTTTTTAAAGGCGATGTTTTATGGACAGAAGAAGGCCACCGCTTAAGTTGGCGCATGATGTTGCGATCAAGATCGGGCGAGGTGACTTTTAAAGTAATTGATAAAGTTACTAATAAGCAATTGCCTTTTTTTAATGAAGACTTATTAACCGAAAAGCAGCGCAACCGTTTAAATACGCCCGATGTAATTTGGCAAATGGCGCAAAAAATTAAAAAACATTTTAAAGCTAAAGGCAAAAATGTAGCGGTTTATGCTGTGCAAAGCAACGTAAGTATTAACGGTAAACCAAGTAGTGTTTTAATAAACGCATCGGTTGATTTAGCAAATGTATCTTGGAACCATTTTAAACACCATGATTGGATTTTGGAACAAAACCCTCGCTAA
- a CDS encoding UDP-2,3-diacylglucosamine diphosphatase — protein MITLEIPTDKKVYFTSDHHFGAPTREKSLPRETLFLNWLNTIEKDAGALFIVGDLFDFWFEYKKVVPKGFVRILGKLAQMRDNGLPIYFFVGNHDLWMEDYFESELNIPVFHQPKVFKIFNKTVFIGHGDGLGPGDKGYKRMKKVFTNPFSKWLFRWVHPDIGVRLAEYLSVKNKLISGDDDAKYLGEDNEWLILYANKKVNVQFADFFIFGHRHLPMTLPLKSNPNALYINLGDWIQYFTFGVLTNNGFNLNTYTHQNLSEGFVPKSNHGV, from the coding sequence ATGATTACCTTAGAAATCCCTACTGATAAAAAAGTTTATTTTACGTCCGATCATCATTTCGGAGCACCCACCCGTGAAAAAAGTTTGCCGCGTGAAACCTTATTTTTAAATTGGTTAAACACCATTGAAAAAGATGCAGGCGCTTTGTTTATTGTAGGTGATTTATTTGATTTTTGGTTTGAATACAAAAAGGTGGTTCCTAAAGGATTTGTACGCATTTTAGGTAAATTGGCGCAGATGCGTGACAACGGTTTACCTATTTATTTTTTTGTTGGAAACCACGATTTATGGATGGAAGATTACTTTGAAAGCGAGCTTAACATTCCGGTTTTTCACCAGCCTAAAGTTTTTAAAATATTCAACAAAACTGTTTTTATTGGTCATGGCGACGGTTTGGGCCCGGGCGATAAAGGATACAAACGTATGAAAAAAGTGTTTACCAATCCGTTTTCAAAATGGTTATTTCGTTGGGTACATCCCGATATTGGTGTGCGCTTGGCTGAATATCTATCGGTAAAAAACAAACTTATTTCTGGAGATGACGATGCCAAATATTTAGGCGAAGATAATGAATGGCTTATTTTATATGCTAACAAGAAAGTTAACGTACAATTTGCCGACTTTTTTATTTTTGGTCACCGTCACCTACCTATGACTTTACCTTTAAAAAGCAATCCAAACGCTTTGTATATTAATCTGGGCGATTGGATACAATATTTCACTTTTGGTGTGCTAACTAATAACGGTTTTAACCTTAACACTTACACACATCAAAATCTTAGCGAGGGTTTTGTTCCAAAATCCAATCATGGTGTTTAA
- a CDS encoding 6-pyruvoyl trahydropterin synthase family protein — translation MSFIRITKQFTFETGHALYGYDGKCRNVHGHSYKLSVTVIGQPITDKTHVKYGMVIDFTDLKAIVKEEVVDQFDHATVFNKNTPHVELAKELELRGHHVILVDYQPTSENLVIDFAQRIKNRLPQNIQLFSLRLQETESSYAEWFAADNL, via the coding sequence ATGAGTTTTATCAGAATCACAAAACAATTCACCTTTGAAACAGGCCATGCACTTTATGGGTACGATGGTAAATGTAGAAATGTACACGGGCACAGCTACAAACTATCGGTTACCGTTATTGGGCAGCCTATTACCGATAAAACCCATGTAAAATACGGAATGGTTATTGATTTTACCGATTTAAAAGCTATTGTTAAAGAAGAAGTAGTAGATCAGTTTGACCATGCTACTGTTTTTAATAAAAACACGCCACATGTTGAATTGGCTAAAGAATTAGAACTACGTGGACACCATGTTATTTTAGTTGATTACCAACCTACTAGCGAAAATTTAGTAATTGATTTTGCACAACGTATTAAAAACCGTTTGCCGCAAAACATTCAATTATTTTCATTGCGTTTGCAAGAAACCGAAAGTTCGTACGCAGAATGGTTTGCTGCCGATAACCTGTAA
- a CDS encoding enoyl-CoA hydratase/isomerase family protein gives MESTSYVTTTINEHIACVEFYHPASNSFPSTQLADLTNAITVLNTNKEVHLIVLKSAGEKAFCAGASFDELLSITNLEQGKQFFSGFANVINAMRTSNKIIIGRIQGKTVGGGVGLAAACDYTFATKNALIKLSELAIGIGPFVIEPAVSRKIGKPALAEMTLDAENWKSAEWAFNNKLFTHLFDDAPQMDEALEKFAEKLSNYNPEALHEMKKVLWEGTENWDTLLKERAAISGKLVLSDFTVKALNAFKGM, from the coding sequence ATGGAATCAACTTCATACGTTACAACTACTATTAATGAACATATTGCCTGCGTTGAATTTTATCATCCGGCGAGTAATTCATTCCCAAGCACGCAATTAGCCGATTTAACTAATGCTATAACTGTGTTAAATACAAATAAAGAAGTGCATTTAATTGTTTTAAAAAGTGCAGGTGAAAAAGCTTTTTGTGCAGGCGCCTCGTTTGACGAGCTTTTAAGTATTACTAATTTAGAACAAGGCAAGCAATTTTTTAGCGGTTTTGCTAATGTTATTAACGCCATGCGAACATCGAACAAAATAATTATTGGTCGTATTCAGGGAAAAACAGTTGGAGGTGGTGTTGGTTTGGCAGCTGCTTGCGATTATACGTTTGCCACAAAAAATGCGTTAATAAAACTATCGGAACTTGCTATTGGAATTGGTCCGTTTGTAATTGAACCTGCCGTTAGTCGCAAAATTGGCAAACCTGCTTTGGCAGAAATGACACTTGATGCTGAAAACTGGAAAAGTGCCGAATGGGCATTTAACAACAAATTGTTTACTCACTTGTTTGACGATGCACCACAAATGGACGAAGCCTTGGAAAAATTTGCTGAAAAATTAAGCAATTATAACCCCGAAGCTTTACATGAAATGAAAAAAGTTTTGTGGGAAGGAACCGAAAATTGGGATACGCTTTTAAAAGAACGCGCAGCTATTTCGGGCAAATTGGTTTTGTCTGATTTTACTGTAAAAGCTCTGAATGCTTTTAAGGGGATGTAA
- a CDS encoding thymidine kinase, with translation MFLENTVNHKEQFGWIEVICGSMFSGKTEELIRRLRRAQFAKQRVEIFKPTIDTRYDEEFVVSHQGNEIRSTPVPAAANIRLLADGCDVIGIDEAQFFDDEIVTVCNDLANAGIRVIVAGLDMDFKGQPFGPMPALMATAEYVTKVHAVCTRTGNLAHYSFRKAANNNLVLLGETNEYEPLSRAAYYKAMHENQ, from the coding sequence ATGTTTCTTGAAAATACGGTAAATCATAAAGAACAATTCGGGTGGATTGAAGTAATTTGCGGATCGATGTTTTCGGGAAAAACCGAAGAATTAATCCGTCGTTTACGTCGTGCACAATTTGCTAAACAACGTGTGGAAATTTTTAAACCAACTATAGATACTCGTTACGACGAAGAGTTTGTGGTATCACACCAAGGCAACGAAATACGTTCTACACCAGTGCCAGCCGCTGCAAATATTAGATTGTTGGCAGATGGTTGCGATGTTATTGGCATTGATGAAGCACAGTTTTTTGACGATGAGATTGTTACCGTTTGTAATGATTTAGCTAATGCAGGCATACGTGTAATTGTTGCCGGCTTAGATATGGATTTTAAAGGACAACCTTTTGGCCCCATGCCTGCTTTAATGGCAACTGCCGAATACGTTACCAAAGTACATGCCGTTTGCACGCGTACAGGCAATTTGGCACATTACAGCTTTAGAAAAGCTGCCAACAACAACTTGGTTTTATTGGGCGAAACCAATGAATACGAGCCCTTAAGTAGAGCTGCGTATTACAAAGCAATGCACGAAAATCAATAA
- the rsmI gene encoding 16S rRNA (cytidine(1402)-2'-O)-methyltransferase, with protein sequence MSKLFIVPTPIGNLDDMTFRAIKVLKEVDLILAEDTRTSSKLLKHFEIGTPMHSHHMHNEHQTVENAVQKLKNGQTIALISDAGTPAISDPGFLLTRACVENDIPVECLPGATAFVPALVNSGLPNDKFVFEGFLPDKKGRQTRFLILAEETRTMILYVSPHKLVKTLVDFETYFGKERQVSVSRELSKLHEETVRGTVTEVLKHFETKTPKGEIVVIVAGKQKEKKHKNE encoded by the coding sequence ATGAGTAAATTATTCATTGTGCCTACACCAATTGGCAATTTAGATGATATGACTTTTAGAGCCATTAAAGTTTTAAAAGAGGTAGATTTAATTTTGGCCGAAGATACACGTACAAGTAGTAAATTGTTAAAGCATTTTGAAATAGGTACCCCTATGCACAGTCATCACATGCATAACGAACACCAAACGGTTGAAAATGCAGTGCAAAAATTAAAAAACGGACAAACAATTGCCTTGATTTCCGACGCTGGTACGCCAGCTATTTCAGATCCTGGTTTTTTACTAACACGTGCTTGTGTAGAAAACGATATACCAGTTGAGTGTTTGCCTGGTGCAACGGCTTTTGTGCCTGCATTAGTAAACAGTGGTTTGCCTAACGACAAGTTTGTTTTTGAAGGTTTTTTACCTGATAAAAAAGGCCGACAAACTAGATTTTTAATATTAGCCGAAGAAACTAGAACCATGATTTTATATGTTTCGCCGCATAAATTGGTTAAAACTTTGGTCGATTTTGAAACGTATTTTGGCAAAGAACGCCAAGTTTCAGTATCTCGTGAATTATCAAAATTACACGAAGAAACCGTTCGTGGTACTGTTACCGAAGTTTTGAAACATTTTGAAACGAAAACCCCAAAAGGCGAAATTGTAGTTATAGTTGCAGGTAAACAAAAAGAAAAAAAACATAAAAATGAGTAG
- a CDS encoding OsmC family protein: MSSHLITTTWKGNMQFESTNPGGSLLIDTAEEGGGSNNGLRPKALMLSALAGCSGLDVASLIKKMRLDVDDFKIETEGFLTDTEPQVYDKILVTYHFYGTNLNNDKLSRAVDLSVEKYCGVMHMFRSFADVQIKVVFHNKE, encoded by the coding sequence ATGAGTAGTCACCTTATTACCACCACTTGGAAAGGAAACATGCAGTTTGAATCTACAAACCCGGGTGGTTCCTTGTTAATTGATACAGCCGAAGAGGGCGGAGGTTCCAATAACGGGTTGCGCCCTAAAGCTTTAATGCTTTCAGCATTGGCAGGTTGTTCTGGATTAGATGTTGCATCGCTAATAAAAAAAATGCGATTAGATGTGGATGATTTTAAAATTGAAACCGAAGGTTTTTTAACCGATACCGAACCACAAGTTTATGATAAAATTTTAGTAACGTATCATTTTTACGGAACCAATTTAAATAACGATAAATTAAGCCGCGCTGTTGATTTATCTGTTGAAAAATATTGCGGGGTTATGCACATGTTTCGCAGTTTTGCAGATGTGCAAATAAAAGTGGTTTTTCACAATAAAGAATAA
- a CDS encoding GatB/YqeY domain-containing protein has protein sequence MSLQANITTALKEAMKAKDQVALESLRAIKSEILLAQTSGADAALTEADEIKLLQKLVKQRKDAAAIFVEQGRNDLAEPELAQAAVIEQFLPAQLSEAEVESVIKSIITEGNFVGMASMGQVMGLANAKLAGSADGKTISTIVKKLLTA, from the coding sequence ATGAGTTTACAAGCAAACATAACTACAGCTTTAAAAGAAGCTATGAAAGCAAAAGATCAGGTTGCTTTAGAATCGTTACGCGCTATTAAATCGGAAATTTTACTAGCACAAACATCAGGTGCCGATGCCGCTTTAACAGAAGCAGATGAAATAAAATTATTACAAAAATTAGTAAAGCAACGTAAAGACGCAGCTGCTATTTTTGTTGAACAAGGAAGAAATGATTTAGCCGAACCAGAATTGGCGCAAGCTGCTGTAATTGAACAATTTTTACCAGCACAGTTATCCGAAGCTGAAGTAGAAAGTGTTATTAAAAGCATTATCACCGAAGGAAACTTTGTAGGCATGGCTTCAATGGGCCAAGTAATGGGCTTAGCAAATGCTAAATTAGCAGGGTCGGCTGATGGAAAAACCATTTCTACCATTGTTAAAAAACTTCTAACAGCCTAG
- the ftsZ gene encoding cell division protein FtsZ codes for MDQVFENLTFSPDLPKNKSNVIKVIGVGGGGSNAINHMYNQGIKGVDFVVCNTDAQALNNSPVPIKIQLGLTLTEGLGAGANPEVGQQSALESIEEIEQILDTNTKMVFITAGMGGGTGTGAAPVIAQLAKDRDILTVGIVTIPFQFEGKVRQEQALRGVENLRKNVDSLIVINNNKLREVYGNLGFKAGFSKADEVLATASRGIAEVITHHYTQNIDLKDAKTVLSNSGTAIMGSAEASGENRAKEAIVSALDSPLLNDNKITGAKNVLLLIVSGENEITIDEIGEINDHIQMEAGHNANIIMGVGEDASLGDSISVTIIATGFNVEQQKMIVNATDENKNKIIHHLGEEQKATAELLGQPAPVFTSTPSPEQPLQSINTAQTASKIVYNLDDDMGNQLNNEVEKKTIVQTQVSNPAQIQETVAATNFRVTNNQAQPVQNDTETPQNVVKTADIRNIVVNEPTFVIVKPKQPTTENQPVANNQFTFDLQQQQDAFELEQQEFAFEIQQVVEAEAVQNVHNNQVENEIIRYDLSDYMEVEEQLINSKQKEEPVKEDESISFSVRTEEPKPVATQRILIDQNTSPMEASINDILRERAEERKRKMKEFNHKFNTASNQLNDLEKEPAYKRMGVDLTQNPGSNVSRTSVSSDRNNDVQLRANNSFLHDNVD; via the coding sequence ATGGACCAAGTTTTTGAAAATTTAACATTCTCTCCAGATTTGCCAAAAAACAAATCGAATGTAATTAAAGTAATTGGAGTTGGCGGCGGCGGTAGCAATGCAATTAACCACATGTACAACCAAGGTATTAAAGGGGTTGATTTTGTAGTTTGTAATACCGATGCCCAAGCATTAAACAACAGCCCAGTGCCTATTAAAATTCAATTAGGCTTAACATTAACCGAAGGTTTAGGTGCAGGCGCAAACCCTGAAGTTGGTCAACAATCGGCTTTAGAAAGTATTGAAGAGATTGAGCAAATTTTAGATACCAATACTAAAATGGTATTTATAACTGCTGGTATGGGCGGTGGTACAGGTACTGGTGCCGCACCTGTAATTGCGCAGTTAGCTAAAGATCGCGATATTTTAACAGTGGGTATTGTTACCATTCCTTTTCAGTTTGAAGGTAAAGTTCGTCAAGAACAAGCTTTACGTGGTGTTGAAAACTTACGCAAAAACGTAGATTCGCTAATTGTTATTAACAACAATAAATTGCGCGAAGTTTACGGAAACTTAGGTTTTAAAGCTGGTTTCTCTAAAGCCGATGAAGTTTTAGCAACCGCTTCTCGTGGTATAGCCGAAGTAATTACACATCACTACACACAAAATATCGACTTAAAAGATGCTAAAACTGTATTGTCAAATTCGGGAACAGCAATTATGGGGTCGGCAGAAGCAAGTGGTGAAAACCGTGCAAAAGAAGCCATTGTTAGTGCTTTAGATTCGCCTTTATTAAACGATAACAAAATTACAGGTGCTAAAAACGTACTTTTATTGATTGTTTCGGGCGAAAACGAGATTACAATTGACGAAATTGGCGAAATTAACGACCATATTCAAATGGAAGCAGGACATAACGCAAACATCATTATGGGTGTTGGTGAAGATGCTTCTTTAGGTGATTCTATTTCGGTTACTATTATTGCTACGGGGTTTAACGTAGAACAACAAAAAATGATTGTAAACGCTACCGATGAAAACAAAAATAAAATCATTCATCATTTAGGCGAGGAACAAAAAGCAACTGCAGAATTGTTAGGCCAACCGGCACCTGTTTTTACAAGTACACCATCGCCAGAACAACCTTTGCAAAGCATTAATACAGCGCAAACAGCTTCTAAAATTGTTTATAATTTAGACGATGACATGGGAAACCAGCTGAATAACGAAGTTGAAAAAAAAACAATAGTTCAAACTCAGGTTTCTAACCCAGCACAAATACAAGAAACTGTTGCAGCAACAAACTTTCGGGTAACAAACAATCAGGCACAACCTGTACAAAATGATACCGAAACCCCACAAAATGTGGTAAAAACTGCAGACATTCGCAATATTGTTGTAAACGAACCAACATTTGTAATTGTTAAACCAAAGCAACCTACAACTGAAAATCAACCAGTTGCAAACAATCAGTTTACATTTGATTTGCAACAACAACAAGATGCATTTGAGTTAGAACAACAAGAATTTGCTTTTGAAATTCAACAAGTAGTGGAAGCTGAAGCTGTTCAAAACGTTCACAATAATCAAGTTGAAAACGAAATTATTCGTTACGATTTAAGTGATTATATGGAAGTTGAAGAACAACTTATCAATTCAAAACAAAAAGAAGAACCAGTTAAAGAAGACGAATCAATTTCTTTTTCTGTTAGAACAGAAGAACCAAAACCAGTGGCAACACAAAGAATTTTGATCGATCAAAATACATCGCCAATGGAAGCTTCTATCAACGATATTTTACGTGAACGTGCAGAAGAACGTAAACGCAAAATGAAAGAATTTAACCATAAATTCAACACAGCAAGCAACCAATTAAACGATTTGGAAAAAGAACCAGCTTACAAACGTATGGGTGTAGATTTAACACAAAATCCTGGTAGCAACGTTTCAAGAACATCGGTTTCTTCTGATCGTAATAACGATGTACAATTACGAGCTAACAATTCTTTCTTACACGATAATGTAGACTAA
- the ftsA gene encoding cell division protein FtsA, whose protein sequence is MNKENIAVGLDIGTTKIVAMVGKRNEYGKLEILGIGNAKSLGVKRGVVNNITQTIQSIQHAVAQASAESGYKINDVVLGIAGQHIRSIHHQEYITRDKPETVISELDIDKLIAQVQKLNMLPGEEIIHVLPQEFKVDEEGGIKEPIGMYGRRLEASFHVVVGQSASIRNAGRCVKDSGLELSGLTLEPLASSDAVLSQEEKEAGVALIDIGGGTTDLAIFKDGIIRHTAVIPFGGNIITEDIKEGCSIIEKQAEQLKIRFGSAWPGENKDNEIVSIPGLRGQEAKEISLKNLSKIIHARVVEIIDMVFSEIKAYGYDNPRKKLIAGIVLTGGGSELKHIKQLVEYITGIDTRIGYPNEHISGESAKLVSRPLFATAVGLMMESDINNSRSRLYVQEHPGVKIQPKTQPITEMDDASDTNIQMNSITEKPQASESDSTEEVDVEQGTSAYIENRFLGKFIKKFKDFIDKAE, encoded by the coding sequence ATGAACAAAGAGAACATTGCTGTAGGATTAGATATTGGAACAACAAAAATTGTTGCAATGGTAGGAAAAAGAAACGAGTACGGAAAACTTGAAATTCTTGGTATTGGTAACGCAAAAAGTTTAGGTGTAAAACGCGGTGTGGTTAACAATATTACACAAACTATTCAATCAATTCAACATGCGGTGGCGCAAGCATCTGCAGAATCGGGCTATAAAATAAACGATGTAGTTTTAGGTATTGCAGGTCAACACATTCGCAGCATACATCACCAAGAATACATTACACGCGATAAACCTGAAACGGTAATTTCTGAATTAGATATAGACAAGCTTATTGCACAAGTACAAAAATTAAACATGCTACCAGGCGAAGAAATAATTCATGTATTACCGCAAGAATTTAAAGTTGATGAAGAAGGCGGTATTAAAGAACCAATTGGTATGTACGGGCGCCGTTTAGAGGCAAGCTTTCATGTGGTAGTAGGTCAATCGGCTTCTATTCGCAATGCAGGGCGTTGTGTTAAAGACTCGGGCTTAGAACTTTCAGGTTTAACCTTAGAACCTTTAGCATCATCAGACGCAGTTCTTAGTCAAGAAGAAAAAGAAGCTGGTGTAGCTTTAATTGATATTGGTGGTGGTACAACCGATTTAGCCATTTTTAAAGATGGAATCATTCGCCACACCGCTGTAATTCCTTTTGGTGGAAACATTATAACCGAAGATATTAAAGAAGGTTGTTCAATTATAGAAAAACAAGCAGAACAATTAAAAATACGTTTTGGATCTGCTTGGCCAGGTGAAAACAAAGACAACGAAATTGTTTCAATACCGGGTTTACGCGGACAAGAGGCCAAAGAAATTTCATTAAAAAACCTTTCAAAAATTATACACGCACGTGTAGTTGAGATTATAGATATGGTTTTTTCTGAAATTAAAGCATACGGTTACGACAATCCACGTAAAAAATTAATTGCAGGTATTGTTCTAACAGGTGGTGGATCTGAACTAAAACACATTAAACAATTAGTAGAATACATCACGGGTATCGATACACGTATTGGATATCCAAACGAACATATTTCAGGCGAATCGGCAAAATTAGTATCGCGCCCATTATTTGCAACAGCAGTTGGTTTAATGATGGAAAGCGATATCAATAATTCGCGAAGCCGTTTGTATGTACAAGAACATCCAGGAGTAAAAATTCAACCTAAAACTCAACCAATAACCGAGATGGATGATGCTTCTGACACTAACATACAAATGAATAGTATTACCGAAAAACCACAAGCTTCTGAATCAGATTCAACAGAAGAAGTAGATGTGGAACAAGGAACTTCGGCTTACATTGAAAACCGTTTCCTTGGAAAATTTATAAAGAAGTTTAAAGATTTTATTGATAAAGCAGAATAA
- a CDS encoding cell division protein FtsQ/DivIB, with translation MIKKINWFDVFLAFVIAAMFVLVAFANNRNNARYIEQIDVKLLSTNNHFITQEMVKNLIIKTFPRDSKIINSEVNLHKIENMLNNNQMIAKSEVFVDVSGKLTALVTQKKALARVINSNKSYYFDENGNKMPLSQQFSAHVPVVYGTLKQKNKEAFSKMLNLINNDTFLKTTITGIKINNDQSLLFTVRDYDYEIEFGHLKEIEKKFDNYKAFVHYSKNDTLIGHYKKINLRFTEQVVCTK, from the coding sequence ATGATTAAAAAAATCAATTGGTTCGATGTATTTTTGGCGTTTGTAATTGCCGCAATGTTTGTATTGGTAGCCTTTGCTAACAACCGCAACAATGCACGCTACATTGAACAAATTGATGTTAAATTGTTAAGCACTAACAATCACTTTATTACGCAAGAAATGGTTAAAAATTTAATTATAAAAACCTTTCCACGCGATTCAAAAATAATAAACAGTGAAGTTAACTTACACAAAATAGAAAACATGCTAAACAACAACCAAATGATTGCAAAATCTGAAGTTTTTGTAGATGTTAGTGGCAAATTAACCGCTTTAGTAACCCAAAAAAAAGCATTAGCTAGGGTTATTAACAGCAACAAATCGTATTATTTTGACGAAAATGGCAATAAAATGCCCTTGTCGCAACAATTTAGCGCACATGTACCTGTTGTTTACGGAACATTGAAGCAAAAAAACAAAGAAGCTTTTTCTAAAATGTTAAACCTAATAAACAACGATACCTTTTTAAAAACAACAATTACAGGTATTAAAATAAACAACGACCAGTCGTTATTATTTACCGTTCGCGATTACGATTACGAAATTGAATTTGGACATTTAAAAGAAATAGAAAAAAAATTTGACAATTATAAAGCTTTTGTACATTATTCTAAAAACGATACATTGATTGGGCATTATAAAAAAATTAATTTAAGATTTACAGAGCAGGTAGTTTGCACGAAATAA